Proteins from one Bacteroides zhangwenhongii genomic window:
- a CDS encoding rhamnogalacturonan acetylesterase, whose amino-acid sequence MRNKLFYYLCWLTAVTGSLQAQAQNKVAAPMKDVNQVIDNTLDSLNKARTARPIAGSSRKGDNPVLFLVGNSTMRTGTLGNGNNGQWGWGFYAGDYFDPDKITVENHALGGTSSRTFYNRLWPDVIKGVRPGDWVIIELGHNDNGPYDSGRARASIPGVGTDSLNVTIKETGVKETVYTYGEYMRRFIRDVKAKGGHPILFSLTPRYAYEDKDSTIIKRVNKTFGLWAKQIAEEQNVPFIDLNDISARKFEKFGKNKVKYMFYIDRIHTSAFGAKVNAESAADGIRAYEGLELANYLKPVSQDTKTGSSRKKGRPVLFTIGDSTVKNKDNDKNGMWGWGSVIADEFNLDKISVENCAMAGRSARTFLDEGRWDKVYEALQPGDFVLIQFGHNDAGAINTGKARAELRGSGEESKVFLMEKTGKYQVVYTFGWYLRKFIMDAQEKGAIPIVLSHTPRNKWKDGKIERNTDSFGKWTREAAEATGAYFIDLNKISADKLEKKGIEKTAAYYNHDHTHTSLKGAHMNAESIAEGLKMVNCPLKDYLKK is encoded by the coding sequence ATGAGAAACAAGTTATTTTATTATTTATGTTGGCTGACAGCCGTCACAGGCAGTTTGCAGGCGCAAGCACAAAATAAAGTGGCTGCTCCGATGAAAGATGTCAATCAAGTAATCGACAACACGTTGGATAGTCTGAACAAGGCACGTACAGCCAGACCGATAGCCGGTTCCAGCCGGAAAGGCGATAATCCGGTATTATTCCTAGTCGGTAACTCCACCATGCGTACAGGTACATTGGGAAACGGAAACAACGGACAATGGGGATGGGGATTTTATGCGGGCGACTACTTCGATCCGGACAAGATCACAGTAGAGAATCACGCATTGGGAGGAACCAGCAGCCGTACTTTTTATAACCGTCTTTGGCCGGATGTCATCAAAGGGGTACGTCCCGGAGACTGGGTTATCATAGAACTTGGCCATAACGACAATGGCCCTTATGACAGCGGCCGTGCCCGTGCCTCTATTCCGGGAGTAGGCACAGACAGCCTGAACGTGACAATCAAAGAAACCGGAGTGAAAGAAACGGTATATACATACGGAGAATATATGCGTCGTTTCATCCGTGATGTCAAAGCCAAAGGCGGACATCCCATCTTGTTCTCCCTTACTCCACGTTATGCCTATGAAGATAAAGACAGTACTATCATCAAACGTGTCAATAAAACATTCGGTCTATGGGCAAAGCAAATAGCAGAAGAACAGAACGTACCTTTTATTGATCTGAATGACATTTCAGCCCGCAAATTTGAAAAGTTCGGTAAAAACAAAGTGAAGTATATGTTCTATATCGACCGTATTCATACCAGTGCATTCGGAGCAAAGGTCAATGCCGAATCTGCCGCTGACGGTATACGAGCCTACGAGGGACTGGAACTTGCCAATTACCTAAAGCCTGTCTCGCAAGACACAAAGACCGGTTCCAGCCGGAAAAAAGGACGACCGGTATTATTCACCATCGGTGACAGCACGGTGAAAAATAAAGATAACGACAAAAATGGTATGTGGGGATGGGGCAGCGTAATAGCCGATGAGTTCAACCTTGACAAAATATCCGTCGAGAACTGTGCTATGGCAGGACGTAGTGCCCGCACTTTCTTGGATGAGGGACGTTGGGATAAAGTATACGAAGCTTTGCAGCCCGGTGATTTTGTACTCATTCAGTTCGGACACAACGATGCAGGAGCTATCAATACAGGAAAAGCCCGTGCAGAACTACGTGGTTCCGGAGAGGAAAGCAAAGTTTTTCTAATGGAAAAGACCGGCAAATATCAGGTAGTATATACTTTTGGCTGGTATCTTCGCAAATTCATCATGGATGCCCAGGAAAAAGGAGCAATTCCTATCGTATTGAGCCACACTCCACGCAACAAATGGAAAGACGGAAAGATAGAACGCAATACCGATTCTTTTGGGAAATGGACACGTGAAGCAGCAGAAGCTACCGGAGCCTATTTTATTGATTTGAATAAAATCAGTGCCGACAAACTGGAAAAAAAAGGTATCGAAAAGACAGCCGCTTATTACAATCACGACCATACGCATACTTCTTTAAAAGGAGCACACATGAATGCCGAA